One window of Flavobacterium ammonificans genomic DNA carries:
- a CDS encoding iron-containing alcohol dehydrogenase: MLNFELYNPVKLVFGKGEIEKLSTLIPKKSKILVAYGGGSIFKNGIYDQVKSALEGFDVVEFGGIEANPYFETLMKAVEIIREQKIDFILAVGGGSVIDGVKFISAAAKFEGNPLDILQKRIIFKEGADVVPFGTVLTLPATGSEMNSGSVVSIKATQEKRDFGGSAMFPKFSICDPTVIASLPKRQLQNGVIDAYVHVLEQYLTYPHKGFLQDRIAESILQTLIEIGPDVVENPTDYALASNFMWSCTMALNGLIQKGVPSDWATHMIGHELTALYNIDHARTLAIIGPNLYRVLFETKKEKLTQYGKRVFQLTGTDEEIARQAIEATVAFYHTMGMKTKISENASNIENTADFIVNRFEERDWKALGERQNITLEKLREIVELSY; the protein is encoded by the coding sequence ATGTTAAACTTTGAATTATACAATCCTGTCAAATTAGTTTTTGGAAAAGGAGAAATAGAAAAATTAAGCACTTTAATTCCTAAAAAATCAAAAATCTTAGTAGCCTATGGCGGCGGAAGTATTTTTAAAAACGGAATTTACGATCAAGTAAAATCGGCATTAGAAGGGTTTGACGTGGTGGAATTTGGTGGAATTGAAGCCAATCCGTATTTCGAAACCTTAATGAAAGCGGTGGAAATCATTCGCGAACAAAAAATAGATTTCATACTAGCTGTTGGGGGCGGAAGTGTAATTGATGGCGTAAAATTCATCTCGGCTGCTGCCAAATTTGAAGGCAATCCATTAGACATTCTTCAAAAAAGAATCATCTTCAAAGAAGGTGCTGATGTGGTGCCTTTTGGAACCGTTCTGACTTTACCTGCTACAGGAAGTGAAATGAATTCAGGTTCGGTAGTTTCCATAAAAGCGACTCAAGAGAAACGCGACTTTGGAGGCTCAGCCATGTTTCCAAAATTTTCTATTTGTGATCCAACTGTAATTGCTTCTTTACCAAAAAGACAATTGCAAAATGGCGTGATTGATGCATATGTTCATGTTTTGGAACAGTATTTAACTTATCCTCACAAAGGATTTCTACAAGACCGCATCGCCGAAAGTATTTTACAAACATTAATTGAAATAGGTCCTGATGTGGTTGAAAATCCAACAGATTATGCCTTAGCTTCTAATTTTATGTGGAGTTGTACCATGGCATTAAATGGATTGATACAAAAAGGAGTTCCTTCAGATTGGGCAACACATATGATTGGACACGAATTAACTGCGTTGTACAATATTGACCATGCTAGAACATTAGCTATTATTGGTCCTAATCTTTACCGTGTTTTGTTTGAAACCAAAAAAGAAAAATTAACGCAATACGGTAAAAGAGTATTCCAATTGACTGGAACTGATGAAGAAATTGCACGTCAAGCCATTGAAGCAACAGTAGCATTTTACCATACAATGGGTATGAAAACTAAAATCTCTGAAAACGCTTCCAATATTGAAAATACTGCTGATTTTATTGTCAACAGATTTGAAGAAAGGGACTGGAAAGCTTTAGGAGAAAGACAAAATATTACTTTAGAAAAACTACGTGAAATTGTAGAATTGAGCTATTAG
- the nadD gene encoding nicotinate (nicotinamide) nucleotide adenylyltransferase, with protein sequence MKIGLYFGTFNPIHVGHLIIANHMAEHADLDQVWMVVTPHNPLKKKSTLLADHHRLEMVFLATEDFPKIKPSDIEFKLSQPNYTVNTLVHLEEKYPEHAFSLIMGEDNLKSFHKWKNYEAILVHHEIYVYPRLDATAENTLFKNHSKIHLIDAPVVEISSTSIRENIKKGKNVLPLLTPKVWEYIDHNNFYKK encoded by the coding sequence ATGAAAATAGGTCTCTATTTCGGAACGTTTAATCCCATTCATGTGGGGCATTTGATTATTGCCAATCACATGGCGGAGCATGCCGATTTAGATCAAGTTTGGATGGTGGTTACTCCACACAATCCGTTAAAAAAGAAAAGTACTCTTTTAGCTGATCATCACCGATTAGAAATGGTGTTTTTGGCAACGGAAGATTTTCCGAAAATCAAACCTTCCGATATTGAATTCAAACTTTCGCAACCCAATTATACGGTGAATACCTTAGTTCACTTAGAAGAAAAATATCCTGAGCATGCGTTCTCCTTAATTATGGGCGAAGACAATTTGAAGTCGTTTCATAAATGGAAAAATTACGAAGCTATTTTGGTGCATCACGAAATCTATGTCTATCCAAGATTAGACGCTACAGCTGAAAATACGTTATTTAAAAACCATTCGAAAATCCATTTGATTGATGCTCCGGTTGTAGAAATCTCTTCTACATCTATTAGAGAAAATATCAAAAAAGGAAAAAATGTATTGCCTTTGCTCACTCCAAAAGTTTGGGAATACATTGATCACAACAATTTTTACAAAAAATAA